DNA sequence from the Ruminococcus albus 7 = DSM 20455 genome:
TTCAGCAGACCGATGACAGCAGGCGGAAGATCGACCATCCGCGTGGATCTCTCTGTCTTTGTCGCATCGGAGTATATACCCTTGTCTGCAGTGTAGTTTGAAGTGTGGTCGATCTTTACAGTGCCACGTTCAAAATCAATATTCTTCCATTCGATGCCAAGCAGTTCTCCACGCCTGCAACCCGTGTATATAGCCAGTGTGAAAAACACCTTGTATTTCATCGGCGCTTCACGAAGAATCTTCATGAACTCACGTGCCTGTTCTTTTGTGTAGATGTGCTTCTCGGGTTTCTTGTACGCTTTCCCGCTTGCATCTATTTTAGGTATCATGACTTTTGAACACGGATTTGTATTCACCATGTCCAGCCTTATCGCATACTCGAATATGGATGAGATATGAAAGATAAATGATGCCGCATTGTCTTTTGCGACAGCGGTTTTCCGTTGCGCTTGTTTGCACCCGGCTTTGCAAGTGAGTTGATGAATTTCTGAATGTCCCGCGCAGTTATCTTGTCTATGCGCAGATGTCCCAGCGCAGGAATGACCCTGTCTGCAATGAGATGTTCACGCTGAAGTGTCGTACTGCGGTGATTGAGTTCAGCATATTCGGTCGCCCACATCTCAATTACTTTCTGGAACTTGACAGCCGCAGTCACCTGACCATGCGCGCACTCCTCCTCGAACAGTATCGCAATGCGCTGTACCTCTTTTTCAGCTTGTTTGACAGACATATTTTCAGGTGGTTTCCATGTCCTGAACCGAACCATCTGCTTTCCGTGCACATCATAACCGCAGTACGCACGAATGCGGTATGATGTAACTTCACCTTTCTTGTTTTTACGTTTTTCAATGTACGCCATGTGTTTCGTCCTTTCGATTTATATTTGCCTGTCGGCAACGCCATTCTACCACAGACTGACGGGCATATCCAGTTGACACGCAAACGTTAATTTCTGCAACATCTTTTTCTACCGAACCACTAACTCGCCGTTCAGGTATTTGTGCAGTATCTCTTTGTTGATCAGATATTTTTTGCCCGCTTTGAAGCAAGGCAGTTCACCCGACCTGCACATCTCGCGGATGCGGTACTCTGTTAGTCCGTCCACAAGTGCAGCAGCTTCTTTTATCGTTAGCATAGTTATTTTATTTTCTGTTTTGGTTTCAGCCATGTTGTTATCACTCTCCTTGATGTCTCATGAGTTCTGTCTTGTGATAAATTTGCTGTTCATTTTTGATCTTCCTCGTATAATAAAAGTAGTAGTTTTTAGAGTTCCTCTCCAAGAACTATGGTATAATATTGTTTAGATGCTGTGGATTGGTTTGATCTTCCTACCGTATGACGGTTTACGAAAGGCTCCGACCGCAGTCTCTATGCAATTTGTTGATCAGTTAGATACCGCCCGACGGTTTATTTAGAACGAGGTTACATTAGCGTAGAGTCTCTGTGGATCTAAACAGCATCAATAATTTTTGGAGGTATCATTATGATCGTTGTTGGTATTGATGTGGCAAAGGACAAGCATGACTGCTTTATTGTTGATTCTGAAGGTACAGTACTCTTTGATGTGTTCACTATCCCAAACACTCTTGACGGCTTTAATATCCTGCTTGATAACATCAAGTCCGTTACCGAAAATTTTGACATAATAAAAGTAGGACTCGAGGCTACGGGACATTACAGCTACAATCTGTTGGGATTTCTGTTGAACAACGGCCTGCCAACCTACGTTCTGAACCCTTTGCACACTAATCTTTACCGAAAAAGCCTTACACTTCGTAAAACGAAGACAGACAAGGCAGATGCGCGCGTGATTGCTTCTATGCTAATGTCTTGCGTAGACCTAAAGCCCTACACAAATACATTATATCAGAGCGAAGAGCTAAAGTCAATGACCAGATACAGATTTGACAAGGTTTCCGAGCGTGCAAAGCTCAAGACCTCCGTATCAAGGCTTGTGACTATTCTCTTTCCCGAACTTGAAGCGCTCGTGCCTTCGCTGCACATGAAGTCTGTCTATACTCTTTTGAGCGAGTTTCCTTCAGCGCAGCATATCGCAAATGCTCACCTTACAAGGCTTGCCAATCTGCTTTCAGAGACTTCCAAAGGTCACTACGGCAAGGACAAAGCTATTCAGATCAGAGGTGCCGCAAGACGCTCTGTCGGCTCTGTAATGCCTGCAAAGTCGCTGGAACTCAGGCACACCATAAAGCTCATTGCTGACCTGACCGAGCAGATAGATGAGATAGAAACCGAGATAAAGAAGCTGGTCGATGCAACCGACACTACACTTCTGACCGTTCCCGGTCTCAGCTATTCAACTGTCGCTATGATCCTCGCAGAGGTCGGTGACTTTTCAAACTTCGCAACACCCGACAAAGTACTTGCATTTGCGGGAATGTCGCCCTCTACATACCAATCGGGACAGCTGACGAATTGTTATGCCAAGATGGAAAAGCGCGGCTCAAAGTATCTTCGCTATGCTCTCTACAACGCTGCCAAATTCGTCTGCACCTGGGACAAGACATTCAAAGATTATCTCGCCAAGAAGCGAGCCGAGGGCAAACATTACAATGTTGCATTATCTCACGCTGTCAAGAAACTCGTCAGACTCATTTTTGCTCTTGAAAAGTCTCATTCGCCATATCAGCCTGTTGTTTGAAATTTTTGTTAATCTTCATTTTTAGGGG
Encoded proteins:
- a CDS encoding site-specific integrase, with translation MVNTNPCSKVMIPKIDASGKAYKKPEKHIYTKEQAREFMKILREAPMKYKVFFTLAIYTGCRRGELLGIEWKNIDFERGTVKIDHTSNYTADKGIYSDATKTERSTRMVDLPPAVIGLLKAYKHDQDSYKANLGDEWQEHDRLFTKWDGQPMHPNTPYTWLMRECERRNFPFYGLHSFRHFFASVEIEAGVDPTTVAAMLGHSTPVTTMSTYSHYFAESKRRASNIMADVIEGKEAG
- a CDS encoding N-terminal phage integrase SAM-like domain-containing protein; the encoded protein is MAYIEKRKNKKGEVTSYRIRAYCGYDVHGKQMVRFRTWKPPENMSVKQAEKEVQRIAILFEEECAHGQVTAAVKFQKVIEMWATEYAELNHRSTTLQREHLIADRVIPALGHLRIDKITARDIQKFINSLAKPGANKRNGKPLSQKTMRHHLSFISHPYSSMR
- a CDS encoding helix-turn-helix domain-containing protein yields the protein MAETKTENKITMLTIKEAAALVDGLTEYRIREMCRSGELPCFKAGKKYLINKEILHKYLNGELVVR
- a CDS encoding IS110 family transposase translates to MIVVGIDVAKDKHDCFIVDSEGTVLFDVFTIPNTLDGFNILLDNIKSVTENFDIIKVGLEATGHYSYNLLGFLLNNGLPTYVLNPLHTNLYRKSLTLRKTKTDKADARVIASMLMSCVDLKPYTNTLYQSEELKSMTRYRFDKVSERAKLKTSVSRLVTILFPELEALVPSLHMKSVYTLLSEFPSAQHIANAHLTRLANLLSETSKGHYGKDKAIQIRGAARRSVGSVMPAKSLELRHTIKLIADLTEQIDEIETEIKKLVDATDTTLLTVPGLSYSTVAMILAEVGDFSNFATPDKVLAFAGMSPSTYQSGQLTNCYAKMEKRGSKYLRYALYNAAKFVCTWDKTFKDYLAKKRAEGKHYNVALSHAVKKLVRLIFALEKSHSPYQPVV